Proteins co-encoded in one Cupriavidus metallidurans CH34 genomic window:
- a CDS encoding TraR/DksA family transcriptional regulator produces MDMEQFRARLLIEQRETVEAIQQAQQSAAPVELDQSCVGRVSRIDALQQQALAQGLRERLTIRKRKVEAALARLDSGTYGLCCACHSDLEPELLNADPAVVFCQECATARQ; encoded by the coding sequence ATGGACATGGAACAGTTCCGCGCTCGACTGCTGATCGAGCAAAGGGAAACCGTTGAGGCAATCCAGCAGGCTCAACAGTCCGCCGCGCCGGTCGAGCTGGATCAATCCTGTGTCGGTAGGGTGTCGCGTATCGACGCCCTCCAACAACAGGCTCTTGCCCAAGGATTGCGGGAGCGGCTGACCATTCGCAAGCGCAAGGTCGAAGCTGCGCTGGCCCGCCTCGACTCTGGCACCTATGGGCTGTGCTGCGCCTGTCACAGTGATTTGGAGCCGGAACTGTTGAACGCCGATCCTGCTGTTGTGTTCTGCCAGGAATGCGCGACAGCGCGTCAATGA
- a CDS encoding DUF2946 domain-containing protein — MRRQSSLRTAWLGILAILLATLMPLASTLVSGAKLPVDTVCSAAGHQSGGQNEASLEDSFAAHFKHCGYCGLLAQLPALAATSIDTASAIVVTAAAVLPRLPAGVRHQRYLRRPSRAPPFSI, encoded by the coding sequence ATGCGCCGACAGTCGTCTCTTCGCACTGCCTGGCTGGGGATTCTCGCCATTCTGCTGGCCACGCTCATGCCGCTCGCGTCGACGCTTGTGAGCGGCGCAAAGCTGCCCGTCGATACGGTCTGCAGCGCGGCCGGGCACCAGAGCGGCGGCCAGAATGAGGCTTCGCTCGAGGATTCGTTCGCCGCGCACTTCAAGCACTGCGGCTATTGCGGCCTGCTCGCGCAATTGCCTGCGCTGGCAGCCACGTCGATCGACACCGCTTCGGCGATCGTCGTCACGGCCGCTGCCGTGCTGCCCCGCCTGCCCGCAGGGGTGCGGCACCAGCGCTACCTGCGCCGCCCATCGCGCGCGCCGCCTTTCAGCATCTGA
- a CDS encoding TonB-dependent copper receptor, with protein MLTPNKIQRACALSPFDRDRYSHRASVLVLSLVACAPFASRAAEHTEHAEHTSNDAAAEVVLPTVEVSASPLNIPIVVVTDPKAPRQPLPASDGADYLKTVPGFTAIRNGGSNGDPVLRGMFGSRLNMLANGAPSLGACPGRMDPPTSYIAPESYDKVTVIKGPQTVLYGPGASAGTVLFEREAPRFDKPGVHMDASLVGGSNGRNDENLEVTAGTPEVYGRLNANKSYAQDYRDGNGNTVPSAWSKWNADAAVGITPDANTLIELAASTGDGNARYAGRGMDGVRFKRDSFQLRFKKQNIGEFLRRVDAEVYYSDADHRMDNYTLRTPPPGSMAMASDVRRRTAGGRIAATFDLGENVQWVAGFDAQSNNLDTRSAMGVLSPSSMPWNPSASLSNYGLFSELTWEINDARRVVAGARLDRSGATDERATVSGSMGMMKMTNPTADETRSQLLPSGFLRYEHTLAETPMTWYAGLGHTERFPDYWELFSPKRGPSGSTNAFTGIEPEKTTQLDIGARYRTKTLDASISAYAGYVNNFILFSYGSGATANLSQASNVNAQIMGGEISTFWFPSASWKLGGSVAYAWGRNVDSGAPLPQIPPLEMRLSADYSWREWSVGGLWRVVAPQRRYALHEGNVVGQDFGPSAGFGVVSVNAQYNFNKSAQLSIGIDNLFDKAYTEHLNLAGNAGFGYAASTPIMSPGRTFWGRLRIKI; from the coding sequence ATGCTTACCCCAAACAAAATCCAGCGTGCCTGCGCGCTGTCCCCGTTCGATCGCGATCGCTATTCGCATCGCGCATCGGTCCTGGTGCTGTCGCTCGTTGCCTGCGCACCCTTTGCCAGCCGTGCCGCTGAGCACACGGAACATGCCGAGCACACCAGCAACGACGCTGCGGCCGAAGTTGTCCTGCCGACTGTCGAGGTCTCCGCGAGTCCCCTCAATATCCCGATCGTGGTCGTGACGGACCCCAAGGCGCCGCGACAGCCTTTGCCCGCGAGCGACGGCGCCGATTACCTGAAAACCGTGCCCGGGTTCACCGCGATCCGCAATGGCGGCAGCAATGGCGACCCCGTCCTGCGCGGCATGTTCGGGTCCAGACTCAATATGCTGGCCAACGGTGCGCCGAGCCTGGGCGCATGTCCCGGCCGGATGGACCCGCCCACCTCGTACATCGCCCCGGAGAGCTACGACAAGGTCACCGTGATCAAGGGCCCGCAGACCGTGCTCTACGGCCCAGGCGCATCGGCCGGCACTGTGCTGTTCGAGCGCGAGGCGCCACGTTTCGACAAACCGGGCGTGCACATGGATGCGAGTCTGGTGGGCGGATCGAATGGCCGCAATGACGAGAACCTCGAAGTCACCGCCGGCACCCCGGAAGTCTACGGGCGCCTGAATGCCAACAAGTCGTACGCCCAGGACTATCGCGACGGCAACGGCAATACCGTGCCTTCGGCCTGGAGCAAGTGGAATGCTGACGCGGCGGTGGGCATCACTCCCGATGCCAACACGCTCATCGAGCTCGCCGCCAGCACCGGTGACGGCAACGCCCGATACGCCGGGCGCGGCATGGACGGCGTGCGTTTCAAGCGCGACAGTTTCCAGTTGCGCTTCAAGAAGCAGAACATCGGCGAATTCCTTCGCCGCGTCGACGCCGAGGTGTATTACAGCGATGCCGACCATCGCATGGACAACTACACCTTGCGAACACCGCCTCCCGGCAGCATGGCCATGGCTTCGGACGTGCGCCGCCGTACCGCAGGCGGTCGCATCGCCGCGACATTCGACCTCGGTGAGAACGTGCAATGGGTGGCGGGCTTCGATGCGCAGTCGAATAACCTCGATACACGCTCGGCCATGGGCGTGCTGAGCCCGTCGTCGATGCCGTGGAATCCGTCGGCGTCGCTTTCGAACTATGGTCTCTTCAGCGAACTGACCTGGGAGATCAACGACGCACGGCGCGTGGTTGCCGGGGCGCGGCTGGATCGCTCGGGCGCCACGGACGAGCGCGCCACGGTCAGTGGGTCGATGGGCATGATGAAGATGACGAATCCCACCGCGGATGAGACACGCAGTCAATTGCTGCCGAGCGGTTTCCTGCGCTACGAGCACACGCTCGCGGAAACGCCGATGACCTGGTACGCGGGACTCGGGCACACCGAGCGCTTTCCTGACTACTGGGAGCTGTTCTCGCCGAAACGTGGCCCGTCTGGGTCGACAAACGCGTTCACAGGCATTGAGCCCGAGAAGACCACCCAGCTCGACATCGGCGCCCGCTACCGCACCAAGACGCTCGACGCCTCGATTTCGGCGTACGCCGGCTACGTCAACAACTTCATCCTGTTCTCCTATGGCTCCGGCGCGACCGCGAACCTGTCGCAGGCCAGCAATGTCAACGCGCAGATCATGGGCGGTGAGATCAGCACGTTCTGGTTCCCCAGCGCGAGCTGGAAGCTGGGCGGGTCAGTCGCCTATGCCTGGGGCCGCAACGTGGACAGCGGGGCCCCGCTGCCGCAGATTCCGCCACTCGAGATGCGTCTGAGCGCCGATTACTCGTGGCGCGAGTGGTCGGTTGGCGGTTTGTGGCGTGTCGTGGCGCCGCAGCGTCGCTATGCGCTGCACGAGGGGAATGTGGTCGGTCAGGATTTTGGGCCGAGCGCTGGCTTTGGCGTGGTCTCGGTGAATGCGCAGTACAACTTCAACAAGAGCGCGCAGTTGTCGATCGGCATCGACAACCTGTTCGACAAGGCCTACACCGAGCATCTGAACCTCGCCGGCAACGCCGGCTTCGGCTACGCCGCCTCCACGCCAATCATGTCACCGGGACGGACGTTCTGGGGGCGGTTGCGCATCAAGATCTGA
- a CDS encoding FadR/GntR family transcriptional regulator, translated as MSMFREAKEGAIGIRKQKRADLVAEELKRLITQRNLKPGDKLPHEIKLQQMFSVSKSTIREALKSLEVQGLISVSTGPSGGATIVEVPLDRTFQLMQNYLFFKDVGIADVYTVRRLLEPELAAGAIPHLTEDDFLALERTIDLCDPASQAAAGTKMLDQRQEDLTFHDILAAANPNPMLRFCCELINEMIRQLVVFGNETPACEHERFGAANVVFHRRIVAAARARDAEAVRSLMSAHMEECTHYVTRMNGRVHGRLVLDSEMTRRTWLKPSETADKA; from the coding sequence ATGTCGATGTTCCGCGAAGCGAAGGAAGGTGCCATTGGAATCCGCAAGCAAAAACGTGCGGACCTCGTGGCTGAAGAACTGAAGCGGCTGATTACCCAGCGCAACCTCAAGCCTGGCGACAAGCTGCCTCACGAGATCAAGCTTCAGCAGATGTTCTCGGTCAGCAAGAGCACGATTCGGGAGGCGCTGAAGTCGTTGGAAGTCCAGGGGCTGATCAGTGTCAGCACCGGGCCCTCGGGCGGTGCCACGATCGTTGAAGTACCGCTGGACCGCACCTTCCAGCTCATGCAGAACTATCTTTTCTTCAAGGACGTTGGCATTGCCGATGTCTACACGGTCCGCCGGCTCCTGGAGCCCGAGCTGGCCGCCGGCGCGATTCCGCATTTGACCGAGGATGATTTTCTGGCGCTCGAGCGCACGATCGACTTGTGCGACCCGGCGTCACAGGCTGCCGCCGGCACCAAGATGCTGGACCAGCGACAGGAGGACCTGACCTTCCACGACATCCTGGCCGCGGCGAACCCGAATCCGATGCTGCGTTTTTGCTGCGAACTCATCAACGAGATGATTCGCCAGCTAGTCGTGTTCGGCAACGAGACTCCGGCGTGCGAGCACGAACGTTTCGGGGCCGCCAACGTGGTGTTCCACCGGCGGATCGTGGCGGCTGCGCGCGCGCGCGATGCGGAGGCGGTGCGCTCGCTGATGTCGGCGCACATGGAAGAGTGCACGCATTACGTTACGCGCATGAACGGCCGTGTGCATGGCAGGCTGGTCCTGGATTCCGAGATGACTCGGCGGACATGGCTGAAACCGAGTGAGACGGCCGACAAGGCTTGA
- a CDS encoding Bug family tripartite tricarboxylate transporter substrate binding protein: MITFPRQRLLAAVLPLLCIAASAPAGATEAFPTKPIRLVVPFTPGGTTDILARLIAQKSGEVLGQSVIVDNRPGAGGNIGAEAVARATPDGYTLLMGTLGTQVTNQFIYARMPYESAKDFAPVTLVANSPNVLLVNSTLPANSVGELIALAKREPGKINYASTSTGGSPHLSGELLNAMAGTTMQHVPYKGAAPAMTDLLAGQVNLMFDNLPSALAQIQAGKVKALAVTSIKRASVLPNVPTVRESGLPGYEVNSWFGLLAPAGTPPERVRQLQQAVDKALAMPDVRKRIEQLGAEPGGEGSAAFAAEIKADTEKWSRVIKSAGIKAQ; this comes from the coding sequence ATGATCACCTTCCCGCGCCAGCGCCTGCTGGCCGCCGTCCTGCCCCTTCTCTGCATCGCGGCCAGCGCTCCGGCCGGTGCCACCGAAGCGTTCCCGACCAAGCCGATCCGGCTCGTGGTGCCGTTCACCCCGGGGGGCACGACCGACATCCTCGCGCGCCTGATCGCGCAGAAGTCGGGCGAAGTGCTCGGGCAGTCGGTCATCGTCGACAATCGGCCCGGCGCGGGCGGCAATATCGGCGCCGAGGCGGTCGCGCGCGCGACGCCAGACGGCTACACGCTGCTGATGGGCACGCTTGGCACGCAGGTCACGAACCAGTTTATCTACGCCCGGATGCCGTATGAGAGCGCGAAGGACTTCGCGCCCGTCACGCTGGTCGCCAATTCCCCGAACGTGTTGCTGGTCAACAGCACGCTGCCCGCGAACTCAGTCGGCGAGCTGATTGCGCTGGCCAAGCGGGAGCCCGGCAAGATCAACTACGCGTCGACCAGTACCGGGGGCTCCCCTCACCTTTCGGGCGAACTGCTCAACGCGATGGCTGGTACCACCATGCAGCACGTACCCTACAAGGGTGCTGCCCCCGCGATGACCGACCTGCTTGCGGGACAGGTCAACCTGATGTTCGACAACCTGCCTTCCGCGCTTGCGCAGATCCAGGCCGGCAAGGTCAAGGCGCTCGCGGTGACCAGCATCAAGCGGGCATCGGTACTGCCAAACGTGCCGACGGTGCGCGAATCCGGGTTGCCCGGATACGAAGTCAATTCGTGGTTCGGCCTGCTGGCGCCAGCGGGCACGCCGCCGGAGCGCGTGCGCCAGCTCCAGCAGGCGGTCGACAAGGCGCTGGCGATGCCTGACGTGCGCAAACGCATCGAGCAGCTTGGTGCCGAACCGGGCGGCGAAGGCTCCGCCGCGTTTGCCGCCGAAATCAAGGCTGATACCGAAAAATGGTCGCGCGTGATCAAGAGCGCCGGCATCAAGGCGCAATGA
- a CDS encoding ATP-binding protein, with the protein MKETLRHAASQCRRWTLSVLILGLSLMQPAMALPAKLTVGMLDNGWPPFTMLNAGRAEGIGMDFLHEALRGHQITYSVKGYPDMTALLAALCKGDVDVVLNVAITPARRRCLSFSEPYFDGDAVVVGRPSAALEEDLLASMQTGRFAIEPGYYMEGILRQRYPKARMVPIKDTTDGLRAIVNGRADYYATVQPVAEYAMVSPEFAGLKVLSRYREPTGAIHFAFRSNATELRDATDAGLAAIDPARRAALLAHWITSQVASPDKPQKFFLTDEERAFLKSLPTLTVGVDAGLAPYTYLDESGRASGIAIDYLSYLGETLGVRFRRQPTTDIQQTVEALHQGKIDLMAVAVPEDPTLRGLPVSRPYSTFPVVVAGRNSALPLAHLRDLTGKRVVVTDSGGVGDFTRHEVPGVKLVIAPNVHAGLDMVAQGKADAYVDDIVSTDIELRRNFAGKLRVIGSGEHMLNSGFAVNPALAGRLLPLINRALSVLPEDRRLDIQNRYAGTSYVLETSWLNALWRASPILIGMMVILLILLRSQRLYRKEASIRREAERELSTQLRFQSTLMDAIPLPIVVSNKDGRYLRLNAFSEWITGRSWADIVGHTTTEVHFWGEANSARVEEASQRAIDTGRLVQLQLQLQDKEGVERHFLLYIKPFVGENNVEGLINTGVDVTEIRQAELEAREAQGRLADVTRYLPIMVFQARQSGHLGRGPIWVSGNTTDLFGVDAETLAVNPPTIEACVHPDDRMSLRRAIARARRELQVLNHEVRLRKLEGFRWTRLQAVPRIEIDGSVLWNGYWRDTQAEHERAAALASAKESAEAASRAKDSFLAMMSHEIRTPMNGVLGLAELLSHTSLTPEQSATVGMMGDSASALLQILDDILDYSKIEAGRIDIESRPLDIRELCDCTIGVLATRAHEKGLHLRLHVGADVAAVVLGDSVRLRQVLFNLLSNAIKFTESGMVSVSAEVVQETETAQTLRWRVTDTGIGIEPQNQSRLFDPFVQADTSTTRRFGGTGLGLAICRRLVQLMGGRITLKSEPGIGTQVEVELSLPVKERRYSKPPLAGIQFGVRLRDCAVGQALTDFLSAAGATNSASQDERDKPQMLFLNDGEYAPPSPVGQASPIVVHVTEKPKLAGYRLTESDVRLSSNPVSWRAINAVTVAAMQGRAHTVATHAQAKPKPAAHAVTREQALASGRLILVAEDHETNRILLQHQLKLLGYACDAVVDGQQALEAAEKTAYAMLITDCHMPNVNGYELARQLRAREAEAKTEAGTDAHRLPIVAITASTEAEEVQRCREAGIDECMFKPTQLNALRACLQRWNPDNQDADGRKGSGKA; encoded by the coding sequence ATGAAAGAGACACTTCGCCACGCCGCCTCCCAATGCCGGCGCTGGACGCTGTCCGTCCTGATCCTCGGTCTGAGCCTGATGCAGCCCGCCATGGCGCTGCCGGCGAAACTGACCGTCGGCATGCTCGACAACGGCTGGCCTCCGTTCACGATGCTCAATGCCGGGCGGGCCGAAGGCATCGGCATGGATTTCCTTCATGAGGCTCTGCGCGGACACCAGATCACGTACAGCGTGAAGGGGTATCCCGACATGACGGCCCTTCTGGCGGCGTTGTGCAAGGGCGATGTGGACGTGGTGCTCAATGTTGCCATCACGCCGGCACGACGTCGGTGCCTCTCCTTCTCCGAGCCATACTTTGATGGTGATGCCGTGGTGGTCGGTCGTCCGTCCGCCGCGTTGGAAGAAGACCTGCTTGCGTCCATGCAAACCGGCCGCTTCGCGATCGAGCCCGGTTATTACATGGAGGGCATTCTGCGCCAGCGTTATCCGAAGGCGCGCATGGTGCCCATCAAGGACACGACCGATGGATTGCGCGCCATCGTGAACGGGCGGGCCGACTACTACGCCACCGTGCAGCCAGTGGCCGAGTATGCAATGGTTTCACCTGAGTTTGCGGGACTGAAGGTCCTCTCGCGCTACCGGGAGCCAACAGGAGCCATTCACTTTGCGTTTCGATCCAACGCGACGGAACTGCGTGACGCGACCGATGCCGGCCTGGCGGCGATTGATCCAGCTCGCCGCGCTGCCTTGCTGGCACACTGGATAACCTCGCAGGTGGCCTCGCCCGACAAGCCCCAGAAATTCTTCCTGACCGACGAGGAGCGTGCGTTCCTGAAGTCGTTGCCAACCTTGACGGTTGGTGTCGACGCGGGGCTCGCGCCCTACACGTACCTGGACGAGAGTGGCCGCGCCAGCGGCATAGCGATTGACTATCTGAGTTACCTTGGCGAGACCCTGGGCGTCCGCTTCCGACGCCAGCCGACGACTGACATCCAGCAGACCGTCGAGGCGCTGCATCAGGGCAAGATCGATCTGATGGCCGTAGCGGTGCCAGAGGACCCCACGCTGCGCGGCTTGCCGGTATCCCGTCCGTACTCGACGTTTCCAGTGGTGGTGGCGGGCAGAAACTCGGCCTTGCCGCTCGCACACCTGCGCGACCTCACCGGAAAGCGAGTTGTCGTCACCGACTCTGGCGGGGTTGGCGATTTCACCCGGCACGAGGTACCGGGCGTGAAGCTGGTGATCGCCCCGAATGTCCACGCCGGACTCGACATGGTGGCGCAGGGGAAAGCCGATGCTTATGTCGACGATATCGTCTCGACCGATATCGAACTGCGACGCAATTTTGCCGGCAAGCTACGCGTGATCGGTTCGGGCGAGCACATGCTCAACAGCGGCTTTGCGGTCAACCCCGCGCTAGCCGGGCGACTGCTGCCATTGATCAATCGCGCACTCTCCGTGCTACCGGAGGACCGCCGGCTGGATATCCAGAATCGCTACGCCGGCACCAGCTATGTGCTGGAAACGTCGTGGCTGAATGCGCTCTGGCGGGCGAGTCCAATCCTGATCGGGATGATGGTCATCCTCCTGATCCTGCTTCGTTCCCAGCGCCTGTACCGCAAGGAGGCTTCCATTCGTCGCGAGGCCGAACGGGAGCTTTCGACCCAGTTGCGCTTCCAGTCGACGCTGATGGATGCCATCCCCCTGCCCATTGTGGTCAGTAACAAGGACGGCCGGTATCTGCGGTTGAACGCATTCTCCGAGTGGATCACGGGGCGGTCATGGGCCGACATCGTAGGTCACACCACCACGGAAGTACATTTCTGGGGCGAGGCGAACAGCGCGCGGGTGGAGGAGGCGAGCCAGCGGGCCATCGACACAGGCAGGCTGGTGCAACTCCAGTTGCAACTGCAGGACAAGGAGGGCGTGGAGCGGCATTTCCTTCTCTATATCAAGCCCTTTGTCGGCGAAAACAATGTCGAGGGACTGATCAACACCGGCGTGGATGTGACGGAAATCCGCCAGGCGGAGCTCGAGGCGCGCGAGGCACAGGGCCGTCTGGCCGACGTCACGCGCTACCTGCCGATCATGGTGTTCCAGGCACGCCAGTCGGGCCACCTAGGCCGGGGACCGATATGGGTGAGTGGCAATACCACGGATCTGTTTGGCGTCGACGCCGAAACCCTGGCGGTCAATCCCCCCACGATCGAAGCTTGTGTGCATCCCGATGACCGGATGTCCCTGCGTCGCGCCATCGCCAGGGCGCGGCGGGAGCTTCAGGTTCTGAACCACGAAGTGCGCCTGCGCAAGCTGGAAGGGTTTCGCTGGACGCGTTTGCAGGCCGTGCCCCGTATCGAGATCGACGGCAGCGTGCTCTGGAATGGCTATTGGCGTGACACCCAGGCCGAGCATGAACGCGCGGCTGCGCTGGCCAGCGCCAAGGAATCCGCGGAGGCGGCATCCCGTGCCAAGGATAGTTTCCTGGCCATGATGAGCCATGAGATTCGCACGCCGATGAACGGCGTACTGGGGCTTGCGGAACTGCTTTCCCATACGTCCCTGACGCCGGAACAATCCGCCACGGTCGGCATGATGGGGGATTCGGCGAGCGCGTTGCTCCAGATTCTCGACGATATCCTGGACTACTCGAAGATTGAAGCCGGCCGCATTGACATTGAATCCCGGCCATTGGATATCCGCGAGCTTTGCGATTGCACCATCGGTGTGCTGGCGACACGCGCGCATGAGAAAGGCCTGCATCTGCGGCTGCATGTGGGGGCGGATGTTGCCGCCGTGGTACTAGGCGACAGCGTGCGCCTGCGCCAGGTCCTGTTTAACCTGCTCAGCAACGCCATCAAGTTCACCGAAAGCGGCATGGTGTCGGTGTCCGCCGAGGTGGTACAGGAAACGGAGACCGCGCAAACCCTCCGGTGGCGCGTGACCGATACCGGTATCGGCATCGAGCCGCAGAACCAGAGCCGGCTGTTCGATCCTTTCGTGCAGGCCGACACGTCGACCACGCGCCGTTTCGGCGGCACGGGCCTTGGCCTGGCAATCTGCCGGCGTCTGGTGCAGTTGATGGGTGGGCGCATCACACTGAAGAGCGAGCCCGGCATCGGCACCCAGGTCGAGGTCGAGTTGAGCCTCCCGGTCAAGGAAAGACGCTATTCAAAGCCGCCGCTGGCGGGCATCCAGTTCGGGGTCCGCTTGCGGGATTGCGCGGTGGGCCAAGCGCTGACGGACTTCCTGTCTGCCGCTGGCGCGACCAACTCTGCAAGCCAGGACGAGCGTGACAAGCCGCAGATGCTGTTCCTCAACGACGGCGAGTATGCGCCGCCGTCGCCGGTCGGGCAGGCCAGCCCCATCGTCGTGCATGTCACGGAAAAACCCAAACTGGCGGGCTACCGGCTGACAGAATCCGATGTCCGCCTGAGCAGCAATCCCGTGAGCTGGCGCGCGATCAACGCGGTGACGGTCGCCGCCATGCAGGGCCGGGCGCACACTGTCGCTACCCATGCGCAGGCCAAGCCGAAGCCTGCTGCGCACGCAGTGACGCGAGAACAGGCGCTGGCATCCGGCAGGTTGATCCTGGTGGCGGAAGACCACGAAACCAATCGTATCCTGCTGCAGCATCAGCTAAAGCTGCTCGGTTATGCCTGCGATGCCGTGGTCGACGGGCAGCAGGCACTCGAGGCCGCCGAGAAGACGGCCTACGCGATGCTGATCACGGATTGCCACATGCCGAACGTCAACGGCTATGAACTGGCAAGACAGCTTCGCGCCCGCGAAGCCGAAGCCAAAACGGAAGCCGGAACGGACGCCCATCGCCTCCCGATCGTCGCAATCACGGCCAGCACCGAAGCCGAAGAAGTCCAGCGCTGCAGAGAGGCCGGGATCGACGAATGCATGTTCAAGCCGACACAGCTCAATGCCTTGCGCGCGTGTCTCCAGAGATGGAACCCGGACAATCAGGACGCCGACGGGCGCAAGGGGTCCGGCAAGGCCTGA
- a CDS encoding O-acetylhomoserine aminocarboxypropyltransferase/cysteine synthase family protein, producing MSENWKFETRSVHAGYSPDPTTKAVAVPIYQTAAYAFDNAQHGADLFDLKVPGNIYTRIMNPTTDVLEKRIAALEGGVGALAVASGQAAVTAAIQTITEAGDNIVASSALYGGTYNLLAHTMPQFGVTTRFADHRCPESFEALIDDRTKAVFVESIGNPAGNVTDIAKIAAIAKRHGVPVIVDNTVATPYLLRPFEHGADIVVHSLTKYLGGHGTSIGGAIVDSGKFPWAKYPSRFPKLNTPDASYHGVTYTEAFGPAAYIGRARVVPLRNMGAALSPFNAFLILQGIETLGLRMDRINDNTLAVARHLSQHAKVGWVNYAGLEDNQDYALAKKYMNGKASGLLTFGVKAADGDGRAAGARFLDALQLFTRLVNIGDVRSLATHPASTTHRQLSPEELAQTGVGLDTVRLCVGIEHIDDLLADIDQALQAV from the coding sequence ATGTCTGAAAACTGGAAATTCGAAACGCGTTCGGTCCACGCGGGATATAGCCCTGACCCTACGACTAAGGCAGTGGCAGTTCCGATCTACCAGACGGCGGCCTACGCCTTCGACAATGCGCAGCATGGCGCGGACCTGTTCGATCTGAAGGTGCCGGGGAATATCTACACCCGGATCATGAACCCGACGACCGACGTGCTCGAGAAGCGGATCGCGGCGCTGGAAGGCGGTGTCGGGGCGCTGGCGGTCGCATCCGGCCAGGCGGCGGTCACCGCGGCGATCCAGACGATCACCGAGGCCGGCGACAATATCGTCGCTTCCTCGGCGCTCTACGGCGGCACCTACAATCTGCTGGCGCATACCATGCCGCAGTTTGGCGTTACGACACGGTTTGCCGATCACCGGTGCCCGGAAAGCTTCGAGGCACTAATCGACGATCGGACCAAGGCTGTGTTTGTGGAGTCGATCGGTAATCCGGCGGGTAACGTGACGGATATCGCGAAGATTGCGGCGATCGCAAAGCGGCATGGTGTGCCAGTCATCGTCGACAATACCGTCGCCACGCCCTATCTCCTTCGGCCGTTCGAGCATGGCGCCGATATCGTCGTTCACTCGCTGACGAAGTACCTCGGCGGTCATGGCACGAGCATTGGCGGAGCCATCGTCGATTCGGGCAAGTTCCCGTGGGCGAAGTACCCCTCTCGCTTTCCGAAGCTCAATACCCCGGATGCCAGCTATCACGGCGTGACGTATACGGAAGCCTTCGGCCCCGCGGCATACATCGGCCGGGCTCGCGTGGTCCCGCTGCGGAACATGGGCGCGGCGCTATCGCCATTCAATGCCTTCCTGATCCTGCAAGGCATCGAAACGCTTGGCCTGCGCATGGATCGGATCAACGACAACACGCTCGCGGTCGCCCGGCATCTTAGCCAGCACGCCAAGGTGGGCTGGGTCAACTACGCGGGGCTCGAGGACAACCAGGACTACGCGCTCGCCAAGAAGTACATGAATGGCAAGGCTTCGGGCCTGCTCACGTTCGGTGTCAAGGCCGCCGATGGCGATGGGCGGGCGGCTGGTGCCCGGTTCCTGGATGCGCTGCAGCTGTTCACGCGCCTGGTGAACATCGGCGATGTGCGGTCGCTGGCCACGCACCCTGCTTCCACGACGCATCGCCAGCTTTCCCCGGAAGAGTTGGCACAGACGGGCGTGGGACTGGATACGGTTCGCCTCTGCGTTGGCATCGAGCACATCGACGACCTGCTGGCTGATATCGACCAGGCGCTGCAGGCGGTATAA